The Diachasmimorpha longicaudata isolate KC_UGA_2023 chromosome 14, iyDiaLong2, whole genome shotgun sequence genome includes a region encoding these proteins:
- the LOC135169335 gene encoding RNA-binding protein with serine-rich domain 1-B, giving the protein MARSRKDSNGKSDSEATDKDSKRDKGREKDRKKRTASSSSSGSSSSDSSSGSSSSSSGSSSRSSSSSSSSSSSSGSSSGSSRDRNRKRSRSKSADASRRHDNKEKEREKDREKERERDRDRNKDKKKNDSVADKLKPKGRSRSPSARRSVSPRRKRRERSPIPRPTKIHIGHLTRNVTKDHIIEIFSSYGQIKMVDFAVDKMHPNHGRGFAYVEFETADEAENAMKHMDGGQIDGQEITAAPVLLPKPRPMPMRRMSPGIGRGGPMRWGGNRRNSPPRYRRRSPPMNRRRSPRPPRRRQRSRSRSPVNSSRHRHRRYTRSSSSSSR; this is encoded by the exons AT GGCTAGGAGTCGTAAGGACAGCAATGGAAAAAGTGACTCGGAGGCGACCGATAAAGATAGCAAACGCGATAAGGGTCGTGAGAAGGACAGGAAGAAACGTACTGCATCGTCCTCGAGCAGTGGAAGCAG CTCGTCAGACAGTAGTTCAGGCTCATCGAGTTCCAGCAGTGGCAGCAGTTCTCGTTCCAGTTCTTCGTCCAGTAGCTCATCAAGTAGCTCGGGAAGCTCGTCAGGAAGCTCCAGGGACAGAAATCGTAAACGCAGTCGTAGTAAGAGTGCTGATGCCTCCAGAAGGCATGACAACAAGGAGAAGGAAAGGGAGAAGGATCGGgaaaaagagagggagagagatcgAGACAGGAATAAGGATAAGAAGAAGAATGATTCCGTGGCTGATAAACTAAAACCCAAAGGAAGATCTAG GTCTCCATCAGCAAGAAGATCGGTTTCTCCTCGTCGAAAGCGTAGGGAGCGTTCACCGATCCCTCGCCCTACCAAGATCCACATCGGTCACTTAACGAGAAATGTAACAAAGGATCACATAATAGAAATATTCTCTTCATACGGCCAGATAAAAATGGTAGACTTTGCAGTGGACAAAATGCATCCAAATCATGGTAGAGGGTTTGCTTATGTTGAATTTGAGACAGCTGATGAGGCTGAGAACGCTATGAAGCACATGGATGGAGGACAGATCGACGGACAGGAGATAACAGCAGCTCCAGTACTTCTACCCAAGCCCAGACCCATGCCCATGAGACGAATGTCCCCTGGGATAGGCAGAGGTGGACCCATGAGATGGGGAGGGAACAGGAGAAACTCACCACCGCGTTATCGTCGACGTTCGCCTCCGATGAATCGTCGCAGAAGCCCCAGACCACCCAGACGCAGGCAGAGATCCAGATCAAGAAGTCCTGTTAATAGTTCACGTCACAGGCATCGAAGATACACCAGGTCCAGCTCCAGCAGCTCGCGATAA